Genomic DNA from Coffea arabica cultivar ET-39 chromosome 7e, Coffea Arabica ET-39 HiFi, whole genome shotgun sequence:
AACAACATAGAAGTAAAATGACATGGACAAATACATGTATGAGCATATATATTCCGGAAGCCAAACAATTCCAACTGAGATGGAAACATGACAAACAAAGTGAAAATATAGAAGCAAAATTCTGAATAGGGGAAGAAAGTAATTCCCAAGCAAAAAAATGTTCACGCAGTTGTTGAGGAACAAGGTAAAATTTAATTCTGCGAAATACTCTTGTAGCTTTGCTTTTGTCTGAAAATAATCTCAATCATTCAAGTGAAATATAGTAGACACTTTTTGTATTAATACATTTAAAGAATGTCTTAATCACCTCTTATTTACCTTGTGGCCTTGGCTTATACAGAATGCCTCAACTGCAACAAATTGCAGTAGCTAAATAGGATAAAACTTTCCTTGATCAATCGGCATATGAAGAATGTCTCAGTTATACCAAAATACAAAAGCCAAACACCATAAAACATGTTAAAACTTCAGAAGTACACAAACTTGGAACATCTAAAAAGAGACACCATAACTGATTAGTATCCCGAGGAGACACCTACGTTTACATGTAAACATCAAGCAGTAAAGTTAATCCCATAGGTGATGCATATTGGAAGTCATAGATGCACTAGTATAGAGATGAAGTGGGAAAATTCGTCGAAATTCAAGAGTAATCCTGACAAATAGTTAAAAGGGAATAGACTGGAAGTATACCAAGCAAATAGGTGAAACTTGTTAACCAAATAAGTAGAGTCCAGATACAGGTAAAACTGAGATTTAAATCCTGAATTTGCACATGACATCCAACTAGTGGGAGGGGCTGCGGTGCCTTCAATTCTAATTGCTACATCTTTCCATGGGCATAACTTCTTTTGCTTGTACGATGAGTGACCAAACAAACTTGGACATAGAAACACATAAATCATCAAATGTCACTATTACAAATTCAACCCTACAACATAATTAAGCATAATTTCCTGCCCGCCTTTCCTAACTGAACaaaatgcctttttatcctCCGGTATTCAAAGGTTAAGTCTGACAACTCTCCAACTTACTCGAGAAAGCCTGTTTATCCACTAGATTACAGCAAACAGATAATTTAAGAGGAGTGgattacaagttagaaactgtAAGCTGAATAAAGTTCAGAGGCAAGCAACAGTTCCTTGGTTATTGCCAAGCATACTAGGTTCAATATATATCATAAAATAAAACATATGTTTAGGAAATGGAATTGACCTTTTTAGTTGGCAGTTCATAATTAATCAAAACTCGAGAGCTGATAGGCGACTCCCCCATGCCAAGCAACGGCAGGCAAGCATCAGTAACAATAATCATATGAGACTTGTTCCGCTCTTCTTTgtcatctttcttttcttcgcCATCGGCAGTGCAATTGTTCCAATTAATTGCCGTTTGCCTGAACTTCTCCAAAATCCGCGCTCGTTCAGCTTCCGCCTGGTCACTATACTGCATCATAAGCTCAAGGTAAAACTTCACACCACTTCATCTCCCCAAAACAAGGAAATAAACAACTGAAGATTCTGAAATCCTGCTAACAAGTAAAAAGATGCATAATGATATAATACCAGAGTTGCCATAGAAATGTAGGAGAGGCGGGAGACGGCGGAGCAGACGGCGTCGAGCTCGTCACGAGTGCTGCAGCAGACCACCATGCGTAGCAACGGTTGCCGTCCGGCCATGCCTAATAGATCCACCAAGGTTTCCTGCTTGTTTTATACGCATacgcgcgcgcgcgcgcgcacacaaaaaaaaaaacatcaatagtatgtttatttttgtaaacttaAATTGGTACTTTTGGTAGAAATAAGTAGACAGAATTGTGTGGAACCATCTTGAATTGGAGCCTATCCACGGCAAGATAGAAA
This window encodes:
- the LOC113701044 gene encoding ATP-dependent RNA helicase FAL1-like; the protein is MDSTETPLSTSPSHSNFSQQRHFYLAVDRLQFKMETLVDLLGMAGRQPLLRMVVCCSTRDELDAVCSAVSRLSYISMATLYSDQAEAERARILEKFRQTAINWNNCTADGEEKKDDKEERNKSHMIIVTDACLPLLGMGESPISSRVLINYELPTKKETYLRRMATCLATDGIVINMVVGGEVATLKSIEESSGLVIAEMPIHIFEMM